CTTGTTTTAGTTCGTCGTCAATGCGGCTCATGCGATCGATATGATTGAGCTCTGGGATCACTACATGCTTGGGTTCGATATCGAATCCGAGTACATTTTTGGCTCGCAGGCTGTGCCACCATTCTAAATACTCTTTTACCCCTTCAGCGTTATCATTATTAAGTTTAAGCAGGTTTTCTTGGCCACGCAGTGGATAATCATTTGCAATAGCAACACTGTCGACACCGGCAATTCTAACCACATGATCTATCTGTTTAATATAATCTTTGATGGTTGGAGTTGGGTTGTTGGTTAGCCAAAAACTCATCATGAAAATACCAAATACCCCACCGGTATCGGCAATGGCGCGAATCACCTCGTCGGGCGAGCAACGGGCATGATTAACAATACTTCTTACCGCACCATGGCTTTGTACTATTGGACTTTTACTGGCTTTGGCTGTGTCTAAGGCGGTTTGTGGGCTAGAGTGGCTAACATCAATTAACATATGGCGATGGTTTAGCGCTTCGATTAACTCATGTCCAGCGGGCGTTAGGGGTAAATTTAATCCTGTTTTACCATCATTATCGAGTGCGCCGCCAGCAAAACGATTGCCATAATGATGAGTCAGTTGTAATACGCGTAAGCCGTTGTCTTTAAATTCATTCAATTGCTGCCAGTTGGTTTGACTGCTGTCGGCTTCAACACAATCAGCGCCTTGAATTTGAAAATACACAGCGGTGCGCTCTGAGTCGTATGCGCGCTCGATATCTAATCCTGTTTGCCCTTGAAGATACACATCCGGGTTAGCATCAACGATCGCTTTGGCTTTTTTGATGCTTTGGATGCAGGCATTGTAGCTACGTTTATAATTTGTGGTGCCATCGGCTTGTTTAATGGCTTCAATATCTGAAATGTCTGCAATAAAGGCTGATAACTTTGAGGCTTTTACATCGTGAATGTCATCAGGCAGAAAAGATAAACCATCAACATATAAGCTTTGCTGGCGTGCAGCCCAAGCTTGATTCACTAAAAATGGACTGCATAACGCTGCTGCGCCAAGGCCTTTTAATAGTTTACGGCGAGTGAGCATGTTATGGGGCATTAATCGATGATCCTTTTATTATTCAGCTAAGGCTTTATGCGGCGCTGTCTTTTATGACGTTAGCAAGTGCATGTAAGCCATTGGTACGTGAGGGGCTGAGTTGCCCACTTAAGCCTAATGTGTCGAAGTATTGATTGACATCAAAAGCAGCAATTTGTTGGCTTGTTTTGCCTTGGGTTGCCACTAGTAATACGGCGATTAAGCCTTTTACGATCCGTGCATCGCTGTCTGCGAGGTAAAAATGTTGCTCATTCACTTGTAAATGATAAAGCCAAGCTTGGCTTTCACAGCCTTTTACTTGGGCGCTCTCAAGTCGAAGTTCTTCTGCTAAGTTTGGTAGCTTTTTACCTAACAGCATTATTTGACGGTATTTTTCTTGCCAATTAGTTGCTTGTTCTATCAGGTTTACCCCTTGAGTTAGTTCACTGTCTAAAGGGGTAAATAAACTCGCGTCTGGTGTCAGTGGGTTTTGCATATCTAGCCTTACAACAAAATGGATTTTACTTGTGCCATAGCACTGATAAAGCGATCAATATCTTGTTTGTTGCTGTATAGCCCTATTGAGGCTCTGCAACAGCCTTTTATTTGTAAGCTTTGCATTAACGGCATTGCACAATGATGACCACTGCGAATCGCTATGCCTTGTTGATCTAATAAAATACTCACATCTTGATGATGTTCATTTGCTAAATTAAAGGCCACAGAGCCTATGTTTTCGTGACTCTCTTTGCCACCATCAACACCATAAAGGGTAATATCGCCCAGTTGGCTTAATTGTTGCTGAAGATAGCGCAGTAATTGTTGCTCATGCTGGCGTAATTGAGCTTGTGGCAATGAGTTTAAAAATGTGATGGCAGCGCCAAAGCCCATTACTTCGGCAATGGCGGGAGTACCGGCTTCTAAACGATTTGGTAGCTCGCCATAAGTGGTACCATCAAAGCTCACGGTTTTAATCATCTCGCCGCCTGTTAACATAGGTGTGAGCATGTTTAATGCCGCTAACTTGCCATATAAAATGCCAATTCCAGTTGGGCCGTACATTTTATGGCCTGAAAATACATAATAATCACAATCTAGTGTTTGAACATCGACAGCTAAATGCGCCACAGCTTGTGCGCCATCAACTAGGGTAAGTGCACCAATCGCTTTTGCTTTTGCCACCATAGCATTAATTGGATTCACTGTACCTAACGCATTACTCACATGCGCTAAAGCCACTAGTTTAGGTTGTGTTAGCAATAATTCATCATAGGCTGTTTGATCAATGCGGCCATTGGCATCAAGAGGTATTGCCACCACTTTTGCGCCAACACGTTTAGCTAAAGCTTGCCATGGAACTATGTTGGCATGATGTGCTGCGCCATCAACTAAAATAATATCGTCTTTAGATAGCGTATCCATAAGCCCGTGGGCGACCATATTGATTGATTCAGTGGTGCCATGGGTAAAAATAACCTGTTGTAAACTCGGGCTATTAATGAAATCTTGTACTTGTTGGCGCACTTTTTCATATTGAATGGTGGCTCTTGCTGCCAGTTGATGGGCCGCGCGATGCACATTGGCGTTATCAAACTGATAATAGGCGGTCATGGCATCTAATACCATTTGCGGTTTTTGGCTGGTTGCGGCGGTATCTAAATAGCATAGCGGGTTGTCACCAAGC
This Shewanella aestuarii DNA region includes the following protein-coding sequences:
- a CDS encoding aminotransferase class V-fold PLP-dependent enzyme, translating into MTTSNLFDHNAIRSQFPVLSQMLGDNPLCYLDTAATSQKPQMVLDAMTAYYQFDNANVHRAAHQLAARATIQYEKVRQQVQDFINSPSLQQVIFTHGTTESINMVAHGLMDTLSKDDIILVDGAAHHANIVPWQALAKRVGAKVVAIPLDANGRIDQTAYDELLLTQPKLVALAHVSNALGTVNPINAMVAKAKAIGALTLVDGAQAVAHLAVDVQTLDCDYYVFSGHKMYGPTGIGILYGKLAALNMLTPMLTGGEMIKTVSFDGTTYGELPNRLEAGTPAIAEVMGFGAAITFLNSLPQAQLRQHEQQLLRYLQQQLSQLGDITLYGVDGGKESHENIGSVAFNLANEHHQDVSILLDQQGIAIRSGHHCAMPLMQSLQIKGCCRASIGLYSNKQDIDRFISAMAQVKSILL
- a CDS encoding membrane dipeptidase; its protein translation is MPHNMLTRRKLLKGLGAAALCSPFLVNQAWAARQQSLYVDGLSFLPDDIHDVKASKLSAFIADISDIEAIKQADGTTNYKRSYNACIQSIKKAKAIVDANPDVYLQGQTGLDIERAYDSERTAVYFQIQGADCVEADSSQTNWQQLNEFKDNGLRVLQLTHHYGNRFAGGALDNDGKTGLNLPLTPAGHELIEALNHRHMLIDVSHSSPQTALDTAKASKSPIVQSHGAVRSIVNHARCSPDEVIRAIADTGGVFGIFMMSFWLTNNPTPTIKDYIKQIDHVVRIAGVDSVAIANDYPLRGQENLLKLNNDNAEGVKEYLEWWHSLRAKNVLGFDIEPKHVVIPELNHIDRMSRIDDELKQARFKSSDRDRIMGGNWQRVLKQVLV
- a CDS encoding SufE family protein, with amino-acid sequence MQNPLTPDASLFTPLDSELTQGVNLIEQATNWQEKYRQIMLLGKKLPNLAEELRLESAQVKGCESQAWLYHLQVNEQHFYLADSDARIVKGLIAVLLVATQGKTSQQIAAFDVNQYFDTLGLSGQLSPSRTNGLHALANVIKDSAA